In one window of Leptospira sp. WS92.C1 DNA:
- a CDS encoding c-type cytochrome: protein MNSKNIIISIVIALTSLVLFLNCGDKSEKPAETSAPAATEAASTLSPELQKGQEIFLQNCASCHGEKGAGDGAAAASLNPKPRNYKAPSRQWKNGNSEAGILKTLNNGIPGSPMAPYKFLGAENIKLLAKYVVHLSQN from the coding sequence ATGAACTCCAAAAATATCATCATTTCCATCGTGATCGCTCTTACCTCTCTGGTTCTCTTTTTGAACTGCGGAGATAAGTCCGAGAAACCTGCTGAAACTTCTGCCCCTGCGGCTACCGAAGCAGCATCCACTCTCAGCCCCGAACTTCAAAAAGGACAGGAAATCTTTTTGCAAAACTGCGCTTCCTGTCATGGCGAAAAAGGAGCCGGGGACGGAGCCGCTGCTGCAAGTCTCAATCCGAAACCTAGAAACTATAAGGCCCCGTCCAGACAGTGGAAAAATGGAAATTCCGAAGCGGGAATCTTGAAAACTCTCAATAATGGAATTCCAGGCAGTCCTATGGCTCCTTACAAATTTTTGGGCGCTGAGAATATCAAACTACTCGCGAAATACGTAGTCCACCTTTCTCAGAACTAA
- a CDS encoding STAS domain-containing protein: MSDDFKIFVDLSVSVPIIHIEGEITSEADEEIVGKYDSIPAEKRGRVILNFQGTSYINSAGIATLISLITRASETKGKIEFAGLNEHFRKVMDIVGLTDFVLIHNTLQEALK, translated from the coding sequence ATGTCCGACGATTTCAAAATTTTCGTAGATCTCTCCGTTTCCGTTCCCATCATTCACATTGAAGGAGAGATCACTTCCGAAGCCGACGAAGAAATCGTTGGCAAATATGATTCCATTCCCGCAGAAAAAAGAGGCAGAGTCATACTTAATTTTCAGGGAACCTCTTATATCAATTCCGCCGGAATCGCGACCTTGATCAGTCTGATTACAAGAGCCTCCGAGACAAAAGGGAAAATCGAATTTGCCGGGCTGAACGAACATTTCAGAAAGGTAATGGACATTGTCGGATTGACCGACTTTGTTCTCATTCACAATACTCTACAAGAAGCCCTTAAGTAA
- the kdsB gene encoding 3-deoxy-manno-octulosonate cytidylyltransferase, translating into MRKILGVIPARYASSRFPGKPLAKIGDKTMIEWTYRNASLSNTLSELVVATDDDRIHKVVQDFGGKSVMTKVDHPSGTDRIIEVAEKFTDYPIIINIQGDEPGIEPELIDGVASLKASHPEWMMSTAAVPLLDPTHGIDPNRVKVVIDQNGKAIYFSRSLIPSQFKAIVPLYRHLGIYGYDRDFLLKYNSLPKSNLEESESLEQLRAIEAGYGIGVFIAREAGLSVDTPEDLGIVIEDFKKRGWVT; encoded by the coding sequence ATGAGAAAAATTCTCGGGGTCATTCCGGCGCGTTATGCGAGCTCTCGATTTCCGGGTAAACCCTTGGCAAAGATCGGTGATAAAACGATGATAGAGTGGACATACAGGAACGCCTCCCTGTCCAACACTCTATCCGAGTTGGTCGTAGCGACGGACGACGATCGAATTCACAAAGTTGTACAGGATTTCGGTGGAAAGAGTGTGATGACAAAAGTAGATCATCCATCTGGAACGGATCGGATCATCGAAGTCGCGGAAAAATTTACGGACTATCCGATCATCATAAACATTCAGGGAGACGAACCAGGAATCGAACCCGAGTTGATTGACGGCGTAGCGAGTCTAAAGGCTTCGCATCCGGAATGGATGATGAGTACGGCCGCGGTTCCTCTTTTGGATCCAACACACGGAATCGATCCCAATCGTGTAAAGGTCGTCATCGATCAAAACGGAAAGGCGATTTATTTTTCAAGATCTTTGATCCCAAGTCAGTTTAAGGCAATCGTGCCGCTCTATCGTCATCTGGGAATCTACGGATACGATCGCGATTTTTTACTCAAATACAATTCTCTTCCCAAAAGCAATTTGGAAGAATCGGAATCTTTGGAACAACTTCGTGCAATCGAGGCTGGTTATGGAATCGGGGTGTTTATCGCTCGGGAAGCCGGCTTATCCGTGGACACACCGGAGGATTTGGGAATTGTAATCGAAGATTTTAAAAAACGAGGTTGGGTTACTTAA
- the fliL gene encoding flagellar basal body-associated protein FliL, translated as MGDAEIDEEEGGLPAAEGGGGTSPIIKWLLYVAGAIFGIIIVAIIAMVVAKQTATSTFKQMKNVALVKPPPPLANYNFTEEFRINTSDKGEAHFVKMKLAFGIAKEDQTLSAELAERNAQMRDLINLIVGRKSKDELINIEDQLDLREEIKAQVNHILTEGKIQEVYFTEFIVN; from the coding sequence ATGGGTGATGCGGAAATAGATGAGGAAGAAGGCGGGCTCCCCGCCGCCGAGGGCGGTGGCGGAACATCTCCCATTATCAAATGGCTTCTCTACGTAGCAGGGGCTATCTTTGGAATTATCATCGTTGCGATTATCGCAATGGTAGTGGCAAAACAAACGGCTACGAGCACGTTCAAACAGATGAAAAATGTTGCTTTAGTAAAACCCCCTCCGCCGTTAGCGAACTATAATTTTACGGAAGAATTTCGGATCAACACATCGGATAAGGGCGAGGCGCACTTCGTAAAAATGAAGTTGGCCTTCGGGATCGCCAAAGAAGATCAGACCTTGTCCGCGGAACTTGCGGAAAGAAACGCGCAGATGCGGGATTTAATCAACCTGATCGTGGGAAGAAAGTCCAAAGACGAGCTGATCAATATCGAGGATCAATTGGATCTTCGGGAAGAGATCAAAGCGCAGGTGAATCACATTCTTACCGAAGGAAAGATCCAGGAAGTTTACTTTACGGAATTTATCGTCAACTGA
- the motB gene encoding flagellar motor protein MotB, protein MAKSKCPECIQNIPEYMLTYGDMVTLLLCFFIMLYTTGKTNAIEMQIILSAFKTTTGFFDGGQTLSKGRLEEMGMNIESLPSQTTGKALSKSKKLATELFKPEVEAGKVKITEDERGLIISLVSADYFNPGSAVLTDSIKVALKKASSLIKELDRYVRVEGHCDADAVNPGVAPGKEERAYINNWDLAGARAINSTDYIINVEKLDPSWFQAVSFGAFRPMVVEYSGTPEAKAYNRRIDIVIMTDKSTKRSPYETNFGLPKTRIPGSESSTPGNE, encoded by the coding sequence ATGGCAAAATCAAAATGTCCGGAATGTATTCAGAATATCCCCGAGTATATGCTTACCTACGGGGATATGGTGACTTTGCTTCTTTGCTTTTTCATCATGCTCTATACGACCGGTAAAACAAACGCGATCGAGATGCAGATCATTCTTTCCGCTTTCAAAACGACTACCGGATTTTTTGACGGAGGTCAAACCTTATCCAAAGGAAGATTGGAAGAAATGGGAATGAACATAGAGAGTCTTCCTTCGCAGACAACCGGTAAGGCTCTTTCCAAATCGAAAAAACTCGCAACAGAACTTTTTAAACCGGAAGTGGAAGCGGGTAAGGTTAAGATCACGGAAGACGAAAGAGGTTTGATCATCTCCTTAGTAAGCGCGGATTATTTTAATCCAGGATCCGCGGTTCTTACGGATTCGATCAAAGTTGCGTTAAAAAAAGCGAGTTCTCTGATCAAGGAATTGGATCGTTATGTACGGGTCGAAGGACATTGCGACGCGGATGCGGTCAATCCCGGAGTGGCTCCCGGAAAGGAAGAAAGGGCTTATATCAACAATTGGGATCTTGCGGGAGCAAGAGCTATCAATTCCACGGATTATATCATCAATGTGGAAAAGTTGGATCCTTCCTGGTTTCAAGCGGTAAGCTTCGGAGCGTTCCGACCGATGGTCGTCGAATATTCGGGAACACCGGAAGCAAAGGCATACAATCGAAGAATCGATATCGTAATTATGACTGATAAGTCTACCAAAAGAAGTCCTTATGAAACCAATTTCGGACTTCCAAAAACAAGAATTCCCGGCTCAGAGTCTAGTACGCCTGGCAACGAGTAA
- a CDS encoding motility protein A: MDFGTVVGFGSAILLMGFGVLSAGLSPLDLFDIPSVLITFGGATAGTIMAVPWESTLAVGKITQKVFRTEKHDLIELIKTLVSFSEKARREGLLALEDDVNELPDEFLRKGITLVVDGTDPELVRNIMETEMGNIAARHNNGKAWWENWGALAPAFGMIGTLIGLVQMLKNLGSGDSSAIGTGMAAALITTLYGSVGANMFAIPVMKKLMRKSEDELIIKQIMIEGTLSIQSGDNPRIVKDKLSSFLPPSERDVLKDDSE, from the coding sequence ATGGATTTTGGAACAGTAGTCGGTTTTGGTTCTGCGATTTTACTTATGGGCTTCGGGGTTCTCTCCGCAGGTTTAAGTCCATTAGACCTTTTTGATATTCCTTCCGTATTGATTACCTTCGGAGGTGCGACGGCGGGAACGATTATGGCGGTTCCTTGGGAATCCACTCTCGCGGTCGGTAAGATCACTCAAAAGGTTTTTAGAACCGAAAAACACGATTTAATAGAATTGATTAAAACGTTAGTCTCCTTTTCCGAAAAAGCGAGAAGAGAAGGTTTACTCGCTCTGGAAGACGACGTAAACGAACTTCCCGACGAATTTTTAAGAAAAGGAATCACGCTCGTCGTCGACGGAACGGACCCGGAACTCGTCCGAAACATCATGGAAACCGAGATGGGAAACATCGCTGCTCGTCATAACAACGGTAAGGCATGGTGGGAAAACTGGGGCGCCTTGGCCCCCGCCTTCGGGATGATCGGAACTCTAATCGGACTCGTTCAGATGTTAAAGAACTTAGGATCGGGAGACTCTTCCGCGATCGGAACGGGGATGGCGGCCGCCTTGATTACCACATTGTACGGATCCGTGGGTGCGAACATGTTCGCGATTCCCGTTATGAAAAAACTCATGCGGAAATCGGAAGACGAGTTGATCATCAAACAGATCATGATCGAAGGAACTCTTTCCATTCAATCGGGAGACAATCCTAGAATCGTAAAAGATAAACTGTCTTCGTTTCTTCCTCCGTCCGAAAGAGACGTTCTCAAGGACGACAGCGAGTAA
- a CDS encoding flagellar FlbD family protein: protein MILLHRLKGDEFVLNASHIESLEANPDTTITLSNDRKFVVRESIPEVIEKILEYKKRILVFPLGSSPDQFKRME from the coding sequence TTGATTTTACTCCACAGATTGAAAGGGGACGAGTTCGTACTCAATGCTTCTCATATCGAGAGCCTTGAGGCAAATCCGGATACGACGATCACCCTTTCCAACGATCGAAAGTTTGTGGTGAGGGAATCCATCCCTGAAGTTATCGAAAAAATTTTAGAATATAAAAAACGTATTCTAGTCTTTCCTCTGGGATCTTCTCCGGATCAGTTCAAAAGGATGGAATAA
- a CDS encoding glycosyltransferase, giving the protein MKIAIIHDWLNGMRGGELVLDSLLKIYPSADLFTLFYTPGKLNHRIEQRKITTAFTNNLPFKDSKYRWYLPLFPTAIESLDLKGYDLVISSSHCVAKGVITDPDSIHFSYVHSPMRYVWDLYYDYFPSRKGLKFFAFEMISNYLRTWDVASASRVDSYWSNSEFVARRIQKFYRRDAKVIFPPCLPEKWKVISEKKDDFYLIVSAFAPYKRIDLAIEAFKKNGKKLVLIGGGQEFEKLTSHLPKNIEVLPHLKREEVLEYYKKAKAFVFPGMEDFGIAPVEAQAHSTPVIAFGKGGALETVVSGKTGVFFSEQTVESLNEAIERSDRISWKTADFQKNVSRFTEEKFIIEIKKQVETRIRTPRKKG; this is encoded by the coding sequence ATGAAAATTGCAATCATTCACGACTGGCTAAACGGAATGCGTGGCGGAGAATTGGTTCTGGATTCTCTCCTGAAAATTTATCCTTCCGCCGATCTATTTACCTTATTCTACACACCGGGCAAGTTGAACCATCGCATCGAACAAAGAAAAATCACAACCGCTTTTACAAACAATCTTCCGTTTAAGGATTCCAAATATCGTTGGTATCTGCCTTTATTTCCTACCGCCATAGAATCCTTAGATCTAAAAGGATACGATCTTGTGATCTCCTCTTCGCATTGTGTTGCCAAAGGTGTCATAACGGATCCGGATTCGATTCATTTTAGCTATGTCCATTCTCCAATGCGTTACGTATGGGATCTATATTATGATTACTTTCCTTCCCGCAAAGGTCTGAAATTTTTTGCGTTTGAAATGATTTCCAATTATCTTCGGACCTGGGACGTAGCTTCCGCTTCGAGAGTAGATTCTTACTGGTCCAATTCGGAGTTCGTTGCAAGAAGAATCCAAAAATTCTATCGGAGAGACGCAAAGGTGATCTTTCCGCCTTGTCTTCCTGAAAAATGGAAAGTAATTTCCGAAAAGAAAGATGATTTCTATCTCATCGTCTCCGCGTTCGCACCTTACAAACGAATCGATCTCGCGATCGAAGCGTTTAAAAAGAATGGGAAAAAACTCGTTCTCATCGGAGGCGGACAGGAATTTGAAAAGCTCACTTCTCATCTTCCTAAAAACATCGAAGTCCTTCCTCATCTCAAACGGGAAGAGGTTTTGGAATATTACAAAAAAGCAAAGGCATTTGTCTTTCCCGGGATGGAGGATTTTGGAATCGCGCCCGTGGAAGCGCAAGCCCACAGCACCCCCGTGATCGCTTTTGGAAAGGGCGGCGCCTTGGAAACCGTAGTTTCCGGCAAAACCGGGGTATTTTTCTCGGAACAAACGGTGGAATCTCTCAATGAGGCGATCGAACGGAGTGATCGGATTTCCTGGAAAACCGCGGATTTTCAGAAAAACGTGAGCCGGTTTACCGAGGAAAAATTCATTATCGAAATCAAGAAGCAGGTCGAAACTAGAATCAGAACTCCAAGGAAAAAGGGATAA
- a CDS encoding nuclear transport factor 2 family protein, whose amino-acid sequence MKHPNLEIIDRFFDAYGKRDLNSLRNVLADSVTWSFPGQHPYSGIKNGFEDVIGFFDTMGSIMGQSKVKAEKLVIGANEDYVIESQRIQTDREDGNNIDHLVCVLWKFSDGKIVEGTHFFASPEAAGSFFTKIFKTEHK is encoded by the coding sequence ATGAAACATCCGAATTTAGAAATTATTGACCGTTTTTTTGATGCCTACGGTAAACGGGATCTGAATTCACTTCGAAACGTTCTTGCTGACAGTGTGACGTGGAGTTTTCCCGGACAACATCCGTATAGCGGAATCAAAAACGGTTTTGAAGATGTCATCGGATTTTTTGATACGATGGGATCCATCATGGGACAATCCAAAGTCAAGGCCGAGAAATTGGTGATCGGTGCAAACGAGGATTATGTGATCGAGAGTCAGAGGATTCAAACTGATCGAGAGGATGGAAATAATATCGATCACCTCGTTTGTGTTCTTTGGAAATTCTCCGATGGAAAAATTGTGGAAGGAACTCATTTTTTTGCAAGTCCCGAAGCAGCCGGTTCTTTTTTTACTAAGATTTTTAAAACTGAACACAAATAA
- a CDS encoding MlaD family protein gives MNLSKHTAILTGVIFFLSFSLSMYISVIEKAGNKDEYPYTMKIYYPRLEGIHPGAPVRILGVERGIVRSLDVVSIDEVDDQRFLTPQQTKAIEIEIRLKEPITLWDNYKVTFQTNTILSGRTIDIDPGSSEKEDTTFFQPTYLDEEQNAPDFLPSADYYEDFFAASTGVIRENREDIRVSFMNLYEISEKFKSNRGTLPKMIHSPETYDNVMELLTDARIFGNDARRYTEGYRKIERSAPTPFTINMYRRTTLIGSVSNDYYFGKL, from the coding sequence ATGAATCTTTCAAAACACACAGCCATTCTTACCGGGGTGATCTTCTTTCTTTCATTTTCACTCAGTATGTATATTTCCGTGATCGAAAAGGCAGGAAACAAAGATGAATATCCATATACGATGAAAATCTACTATCCACGTTTGGAAGGAATTCATCCGGGAGCCCCGGTTCGAATCTTGGGAGTGGAAAGGGGAATCGTTCGAAGCTTGGATGTGGTTTCGATCGACGAGGTAGACGATCAACGATTTTTAACTCCGCAACAAACCAAGGCGATCGAAATCGAGATTCGCTTAAAAGAACCGATCACTCTTTGGGATAATTATAAAGTCACCTTTCAGACCAATACGATTCTTTCCGGAAGAACGATCGACATCGATCCCGGTTCTTCGGAAAAGGAAGATACGACATTTTTCCAACCTACCTATTTGGATGAGGAACAAAACGCTCCGGACTTTCTGCCATCCGCGGATTACTATGAGGATTTTTTTGCGGCTTCCACGGGAGTGATTCGTGAGAATCGCGAGGACATTCGGGTTTCTTTTATGAACCTTTATGAAATTTCGGAAAAGTTTAAATCCAATCGCGGTACACTTCCGAAAATGATTCATTCTCCCGAAACCTACGATAACGTGATGGAGCTTCTGACGGATGCGCGAATTTTTGGAAACGATGCGAGACGTTATACGGAAGGATATCGTAAAATCGAAAGATCCGCTCCGACTCCTTTTACGATCAACATGTATCGCAGGACCACGCTGATCGGAAGCGTTTCCAACGATTACTATTTTGGAAAGTTATAA
- a CDS encoding cell division protein FtsQ/DivIB — protein MRHNLIDFLREFVQKRRNILLLALLICILSIGTILGFRFQGIPRELNKLIITGHEKLKTEEIVRMLEIQPGTSFDTLDLDLLEKRVSRLPRVNSARITKKSEDQLLIELTERKAAYVVNSDGHLFEIDSELRVLSKDDVREKDLCVLSGNFPVKNGVIQDASFRDLYNSVEQAFKMYPALKPRISEVLLQEDGEIFFFADEPTQLRIQIGTLLHKDQIRKLYAILAYFEKDQIQSELIDIRGEDAVYH, from the coding sequence ATGAGACATAATCTAATTGACTTTTTAAGAGAATTCGTCCAGAAAAGAAGAAATATTCTCCTTTTGGCTCTTTTGATCTGCATTTTGAGCATTGGGACGATTCTCGGATTTCGTTTTCAAGGGATTCCCCGGGAATTGAATAAGTTAATCATTACGGGGCACGAAAAGCTCAAAACGGAAGAAATCGTAAGAATGCTTGAAATTCAACCCGGAACCTCTTTTGATACGCTGGATTTGGATCTTTTGGAAAAAAGGGTTTCCAGACTTCCACGAGTCAATTCCGCTCGCATTACCAAAAAGTCGGAAGATCAACTTCTCATCGAACTCACAGAAAGAAAGGCGGCCTACGTCGTTAATTCCGACGGTCATCTTTTTGAGATCGACTCTGAACTCAGAGTGTTATCCAAAGACGATGTTCGTGAAAAAGACCTCTGTGTTCTTTCCGGAAACTTTCCCGTAAAAAACGGAGTAATCCAAGATGCAAGTTTTCGAGATCTATACAACTCCGTCGAACAAGCGTTTAAAATGTATCCCGCTCTCAAACCGAGAATCTCGGAAGTCCTTCTTCAAGAGGACGGCGAAATTTTTTTCTTCGCGGACGAACCGACCCAATTGAGAATTCAAATCGGAACCCTTCTTCACAAAGACCAGATTCGAAAACTCTATGCAATTCTAGCGTATTTTGAAAAAGATCAGATTCAATCCGAACTCATCGATATCAGAGGAGAAGACGCAGTCTATCACTGA
- the ftsA gene encoding cell division protein FtsA, with product MLEPRDRIIAALDLGTSLTKVVVARPISEYEVEIIGTGAYPSSGVKNGSIINIESTTRSIIEAVSEAELMSGQEITSIAVNITGKTVKADNSKGVVAITNRDRTVAEPDVVRVIEAAQAIRVPADQQILHVLSKEFSVDDQTSIRDPIGMTGVRLEAEVHIVTAGITAIHNLEKCIESSGLHCEVMILSSLASSEAVLTSGEKDLGTAVLDIGSGICDLIVYVDGGIAYSSVIPFGGINVTSDISIGLKTTLETAELLKKRYGHTILSEIDPTETIEIPPISGRPARQVLREELVAIIEPRMREIFEMVDKELHKSGKKGFLAGGVILTGGGSLLEGIDTLAEDVFRLTASRARPGGISGLAEKASSPEFSTVIGMIKYADRMTDMDQKSVDRSEGWTKKIRRWIEENL from the coding sequence ATGTTGGAGCCAAGAGATAGAATCATCGCAGCGCTTGATCTCGGAACTTCTTTGACAAAAGTAGTCGTGGCCAGACCCATCTCGGAATACGAAGTAGAGATCATCGGAACCGGAGCTTATCCTTCCTCCGGGGTCAAAAACGGATCCATTATCAATATAGAATCCACCACTCGTTCGATCATAGAAGCGGTGAGTGAAGCGGAACTCATGTCCGGCCAAGAAATCACATCGATCGCGGTAAACATCACCGGAAAAACGGTTAAGGCGGACAACTCGAAAGGTGTGGTGGCCATCACCAACCGCGACAGAACCGTCGCGGAACCCGACGTGGTCCGAGTCATCGAAGCCGCACAGGCAATTCGAGTTCCTGCGGATCAACAAATCCTTCATGTTCTTTCCAAGGAATTTTCCGTGGATGACCAAACGAGTATCCGCGATCCCATCGGTATGACCGGAGTACGTCTGGAAGCGGAAGTTCATATCGTTACCGCTGGTATAACAGCAATTCATAATTTAGAAAAATGTATCGAATCCTCTGGGCTTCACTGCGAGGTCATGATTCTCTCCAGTCTTGCGTCCTCGGAGGCAGTCTTGACTTCCGGAGAAAAAGACTTGGGAACCGCGGTCTTAGACATAGGATCCGGGATCTGCGATCTGATCGTCTATGTTGACGGAGGGATCGCGTATTCTTCCGTGATTCCCTTTGGCGGAATCAATGTCACAAGCGATATCTCGATCGGACTCAAGACCACATTGGAAACGGCCGAACTTCTCAAAAAAAGATACGGGCACACGATCCTCTCCGAAATCGATCCGACCGAAACGATAGAAATTCCCCCGATCAGCGGAAGACCCGCTAGACAGGTTCTTCGAGAAGAATTGGTTGCAATCATAGAACCAAGAATGCGTGAAATTTTCGAGATGGTGGACAAGGAACTCCATAAGTCCGGAAAAAAAGGGTTTCTCGCCGGAGGAGTGATTCTCACCGGAGGCGGAAGTCTTTTGGAAGGAATCGATACCCTCGCCGAAGACGTATTTCGTCTAACGGCATCCAGAGCCAGACCGGGAGGAATCAGCGGACTCGCAGAAAAAGCGTCCTCGCCAGAATTTTCCACGGTCATCGGAATGATCAAATACGCAGATAGAATGACGGACATGGATCAAAAATCCGTGGACCGTTCGGAAGGTTGGACGAAAAAAATCAGAAGATGGATCGAAGAGAATCTTTGA
- the ftsZ gene encoding cell division protein FtsZ, translating to MIRFEEETKTNPAVIKVFGVGGGGMNAVTRMSNSTLKGVEFAILNTDEQVLLRSAVENKIILGTKITRGMGAGGDPELGYKAAEEDKERIQSAVRGADMVFITAGMGGGTGTGAAPVIAKIAKEMKCLVVGVVTLPFSFEGRRRMELARKGIEQLRSHVDTLILINNDSIFRVVDKNTPIDLAFQVIDDILLNAVRGISDIINNPGLINVDFADVKTIMRDTGDAVMGVGEGSGEGKVKEAVEYAINNSLLDSTSIAGASSLLINVSGGKDLTISDWNEVSGIITSQVDPNANIIIGLHEDESLSNRIRVTVIATGFSKRSSTGKLIQNQDLTTRVQENYGFQRKAVGMETSSERKDFFQEDNAESNRASSPGSLKFRPSNGSKTEDYDIPAYLRRNSSNP from the coding sequence ATGATCCGATTTGAAGAAGAAACAAAAACAAACCCCGCAGTCATCAAAGTATTCGGAGTCGGCGGTGGCGGAATGAACGCAGTCACCCGTATGTCCAACTCCACACTCAAAGGAGTTGAGTTTGCAATTCTCAACACGGACGAACAAGTGCTGCTTCGTTCCGCGGTGGAAAATAAAATCATCTTGGGAACCAAGATCACTCGTGGCATGGGAGCCGGAGGAGATCCGGAACTCGGCTATAAAGCCGCGGAAGAAGACAAGGAGAGGATTCAGTCCGCAGTCAGAGGCGCAGACATGGTCTTTATCACCGCGGGAATGGGAGGTGGAACCGGAACCGGAGCCGCACCTGTGATCGCGAAAATCGCAAAGGAGATGAAATGTCTCGTTGTGGGGGTGGTGACTCTTCCGTTTTCGTTTGAAGGCAGAAGAAGAATGGAACTCGCCCGCAAAGGAATCGAACAACTCCGTTCTCATGTGGATACCCTCATTCTCATCAACAATGATTCCATCTTCAGAGTCGTGGATAAAAACACTCCGATCGATCTCGCCTTTCAGGTGATCGACGACATTCTTCTCAACGCGGTGAGAGGAATCAGCGATATCATCAACAACCCCGGACTGATCAATGTGGATTTCGCGGATGTAAAAACGATCATGCGGGATACGGGAGATGCGGTCATGGGAGTCGGCGAAGGAAGCGGAGAAGGCAAGGTCAAGGAAGCGGTAGAATACGCGATCAACAATTCTCTGCTGGATTCGACTTCGATCGCGGGTGCGTCTTCACTGCTCATCAACGTTTCCGGGGGAAAGGATCTCACGATCTCCGATTGGAACGAAGTCTCCGGAATCATCACTTCTCAGGTGGATCCGAACGCAAACATCATCATCGGTTTACATGAAGACGAAAGTCTATCCAATCGAATTCGAGTTACGGTCATTGCGACCGGTTTTAGCAAACGTTCTTCCACGGGTAAATTGATTCAAAACCAGGATTTGACAACAAGAGTTCAGGAGAATTACGGTTTTCAGCGCAAGGCTGTGGGAATGGAAACTTCTTCGGAAAGGAAAGACTTTTTCCAAGAGGACAATGCGGAATCCAACCGAGCGTCGTCTCCAGGATCCTTGAAATTCCGTCCTTCCAACGGTTCGAAAACGGAAGACTACGATATCCCTGCTTATTTGAGAAGAAACAGTTCCAATCCTTAG
- the lep gene encoding LipL41-expression chaperone Lep, which yields MKLRVNGKSGRKSAFLFCILFLSILFFLDCRKTPTEEECVENQMHNVKLIADADEKEIHPRVQQLMLREILKSDMSRAIVLRCMSDKTLKQVQCELSKEKFRDLKECKQFGKEESSDN from the coding sequence TTGAAACTACGAGTTAATGGGAAAAGCGGGCGAAAGTCCGCTTTTCTTTTTTGTATTCTGTTCCTTTCGATTTTGTTTTTCCTCGATTGTAGAAAAACTCCTACCGAAGAGGAGTGTGTGGAAAATCAAATGCACAACGTAAAGCTGATTGCGGATGCGGATGAAAAGGAAATTCACCCGAGAGTCCAACAGCTGATGTTGAGAGAAATTTTGAAATCGGATATGTCTCGGGCGATTGTATTGCGTTGTATGTCCGACAAGACTCTGAAGCAGGTTCAGTGTGAGCTGTCAAAAGAGAAGTTTAGAGATTTGAAAGAGTGTAAACAATTCGGCAAAGAAGAAAGCTCCGACAATTAG